One Campylobacter concisus DNA window includes the following coding sequences:
- the dapE gene encoding succinyl-diaminopimelate desuccinylase has protein sequence MVVSFLKELLKFRSITPDDAGSLEFIAKFLPDFEAKFIEKNGTKNLILSKIYGDGEHLAFAGHVDVVPPGDGWESEPFTPLEKDGYIYARGAQDMKSGVAAFVCACKEAKFDGKLSLILTSDEEGDGTYGTPLALEYLREIGDLPKFCVVAEPTCDKKFGDSIKVGRRGSINGKIVIKGVQGHVAYPEKCVNPVNLIAPLLSKIADHDMDGGSEFFSPSKIVVTDIRGGMQVCNVTPSELSIMFNVRNSNLTDANDVESYLRSVLDGLSYELSIKQSSKRFLTNKDSKIVRNLMASVTKITGVTPLLNTKGGTSDARHFAEFGVDAIEFGVINDRIHAKNERVSADEINKLYEVFKDLIENFH, from the coding sequence GTGGTAGTTAGCTTTTTAAAAGAGCTTTTAAAATTTCGCTCTATCACGCCAGATGATGCTGGTAGTTTGGAGTTCATCGCTAAATTTTTGCCTGATTTTGAGGCTAAATTTATAGAAAAAAACGGCACAAAAAATCTCATACTTTCTAAAATTTATGGAGACGGGGAGCATCTAGCCTTTGCAGGACACGTTGATGTCGTGCCGCCAGGTGATGGCTGGGAGAGCGAGCCATTTACACCACTAGAAAAAGATGGCTACATCTACGCAAGGGGCGCGCAGGATATGAAAAGTGGCGTGGCTGCCTTTGTTTGTGCGTGCAAAGAGGCCAAATTTGATGGCAAGTTAAGTCTTATTTTAACAAGTGACGAAGAGGGCGACGGCACTTATGGCACGCCTTTGGCACTTGAATATCTGCGTGAGATAGGGGATCTGCCCAAATTTTGCGTCGTGGCTGAGCCAACTTGTGATAAGAAATTTGGCGATAGCATAAAGGTCGGCAGACGTGGCTCGATAAATGGTAAGATCGTGATAAAGGGCGTTCAAGGTCACGTGGCATACCCAGAAAAATGCGTAAATCCAGTAAATTTGATAGCTCCACTTTTAAGTAAGATAGCTGATCACGATATGGACGGGGGGAGCGAGTTTTTTAGCCCAAGCAAGATCGTGGTGACGGACATTCGTGGTGGCATGCAGGTTTGCAACGTCACGCCAAGCGAGCTTAGCATAATGTTTAACGTTAGAAACTCAAATTTAACTGACGCAAATGACGTTGAGAGCTATCTTAGAAGCGTTTTAGATGGGCTTAGTTACGAGCTTAGTATAAAGCAAAGCTCAAAGAGATTTTTAACCAACAAAGATAGCAAGATCGTAAGAAATTTAATGGCATCTGTCACAAAGATCACCGGCGTTACGCCACTTTTAAACACAAAAGGCGGCACGAGCGATGCAAGGCATTTTGCTGAATTTGGCGTAGATGCGATAGAATTTGGCGTCATAAATGACCGCATACACGCCAAAAACGAACGAGTTAGCGCTGATGAAATAAATAAACTTTATGAAGTTTTTAAAGACCTTATAGAAAATTTTCACTAA
- a CDS encoding EAL domain-containing protein, translated as MPGDESQKKHFSMVKTVTLVVVLLLAFFVTENLTIYSYKYNNALSTNNFDLKKKTEYLTYQYVNYLKNISKFNIIDFQNHITDNAVGDVFLLKENGKNGFKIEASSDKSLVNKDYEDKSCGDIYSHDFQKDYFKAEILPENSAKVCMFVAVNDYILGFKAHIDQRITGTSDPFYFQWLMKNMTVTLILSSIGLFLGLAVCLWFVFKYLNIKFDYLKVKEESTTKIAQLQEKLYIDPMTGLFNKAALIKDVSEYKYPKVILMDIDDFGKMNDYYGKYVCDQILKQMANLIKEFAKNENMKAYCIEADRFALVEDNNDFIDRYEELAENLLDIFKGRMLSIKDENGVEVDDIEIHNTIGFALDSDQTLRKATIALKSAKSLDKDYVCYFKGLSQKDEYANQIERSKLIQNATINDNIVPYFQPIFDEKKIPIKYECLIRILDRDDVISPSVFLDISKRIKRYADLEKQLIKKCFEHLTEDPNLVLSINLSSRDMIDGDVSALVLNLLNKHNVAGRIVFEIVEDEELKSAERVSVFIERAKSMGAMIAIDDFGSGYSNFSYIIKIKPDYVKIDGSIIKDIDINKDSYAIASAIVAFAKDLGIKTIAEYVHSKEIFNVCKEIGIDEFQGFYLGLPSKKAF; from the coding sequence ATGCCAGGTGACGAATCGCAAAAAAAGCACTTTAGTATGGTTAAAACCGTCACTTTGGTCGTGGTTTTGCTTCTTGCGTTTTTTGTAACTGAAAATTTAACTATCTACTCGTATAAATACAATAACGCACTTTCTACAAACAACTTTGATCTCAAAAAAAAGACCGAGTATCTAACATATCAATATGTAAATTATCTTAAAAATATAAGTAAATTTAATATTATAGATTTTCAAAATCATATAACTGACAACGCTGTTGGCGATGTCTTTTTGCTAAAAGAAAATGGCAAAAACGGCTTTAAGATAGAGGCCTCTTCAGACAAAAGCCTCGTAAATAAAGACTACGAAGACAAGAGCTGTGGCGACATCTACTCGCATGATTTTCAAAAGGATTATTTCAAGGCTGAAATTTTGCCAGAAAACAGCGCCAAAGTATGTATGTTTGTCGCCGTTAACGACTATATTTTAGGCTTTAAAGCGCATATCGATCAAAGGATAACTGGCACTAGCGACCCATTTTATTTTCAGTGGCTGATGAAAAACATGACTGTCACTTTGATCTTAAGCTCGATTGGTCTATTTTTAGGGCTTGCGGTCTGTCTTTGGTTTGTATTTAAGTATCTAAACATCAAATTTGACTATCTAAAAGTAAAAGAAGAGAGCACTACTAAGATCGCCCAGCTACAAGAGAAGCTATATATCGATCCGATGACTGGGCTTTTTAACAAGGCAGCACTCATAAAAGATGTGAGCGAGTATAAATATCCAAAAGTGATACTTATGGATATCGATGATTTTGGCAAGATGAACGACTACTACGGCAAATACGTGTGCGACCAGATACTAAAACAGATGGCAAATCTCATCAAAGAATTTGCCAAAAATGAGAATATGAAGGCTTATTGTATCGAGGCAGACAGATTTGCTTTGGTCGAAGATAATAACGACTTTATCGACAGATACGAGGAGCTAGCTGAAAATTTACTAGATATCTTTAAAGGCAGGATGCTTAGCATAAAAGATGAAAATGGCGTAGAGGTCGATGATATAGAAATTCACAACACCATAGGCTTTGCTCTTGATAGCGATCAGACTTTAAGAAAGGCAACCATCGCGTTAAAATCAGCCAAATCACTCGATAAAGACTATGTTTGCTACTTTAAAGGGCTAAGTCAAAAAGATGAATACGCAAATCAGATCGAGCGCTCAAAGCTTATCCAAAACGCTACGATAAATGACAACATCGTGCCGTATTTTCAGCCGATATTTGACGAGAAAAAGATCCCTATAAAATATGAATGTTTAATAAGAATTTTAGACCGCGACGACGTCATCTCACCAAGCGTATTTTTGGATATCTCAAAGCGTATCAAGCGTTACGCAGACCTTGAAAAACAGCTGATTAAAAAGTGCTTTGAGCACCTCACTGAAGATCCAAATTTGGTTCTTTCTATAAATTTAAGCAGCCGAGATATGATAGATGGCGACGTCTCTGCGCTGGTTTTAAATTTACTAAACAAGCACAATGTCGCTGGCAGGATAGTTTTTGAGATAGTTGAAGACGAGGAGCTAAAGAGTGCTGAGCGCGTCTCAGTCTTTATCGAGCGAGCAAAGAGCATGGGTGCTATGATAGCGATCGACGACTTTGGCTCTGGCTACTCAAATTTCTCTTACATCATAAAAATCAAGCCAGACTACGTGAAGATCGATGGCTCTATCATCAAAGACATTGATATCAATAAAGACTCATACGCCATCGCAAGCGCGATCGTGGCATTTGCAAAGGATCTTGGCATAAAAACGATCGCAGAGTATGTTCATTCTAAAGAAATCTTTAACGTCTGTAAGGAGATAGGCATCGACGAATTCCAGGGATTTTACTTGGGACTTCCTTCTAAAAAGGCGTTTTAG
- a CDS encoding endonuclease MutS2 — protein MTEEIFLKLDLNEYLEKFNSFLARQKPLFLQGDSKIHFENISELSKYDFKAPDEIKELDDALMRLSKQAVLHISEIYEFAKIIKYFSYLKKQKFEGRLGEWIAKVEIPELMSQMANSFDENGEFIDSVDERFAAIKQAFSEKKRQIDTELKKLIYSKHITPYLVDTQTHYINSQEALLVRGGFNHALKGTVIARSSGGYFYVAPASTERLKKEQSELLDRKEEIIFEHCKKFSLQMSKSLLFLKFINNAFDQFDAYQARVNLARSRDYEFVLPNSSHVIKLEKFAHPALKNPKSVSVDFSKKVLLITGVNAGGKSMLLKSIISATLLAKYLLPMRIDANRSTIGSFKEFDAIIEDPQSVKNDISTFAGRMVHFARLFTKKSIIIGIDEIELGTDFEEAASLYGVMIERLITQDIKMIITTHHKRLAMLLAKNPEVELVAALYDEAAQRPKFEFLKGTIGKSYAFETAVRYGISQNLVAQAKKIYGEDKENLNEIITKTLNLQTKLDEGIKEVTAKEERLERLLEEQKELKEKNEIKLNATIARLEKEYFEAINAAKAVINFKDIKDKQRALNVANEKKAAIVKPKKTERESLKVGDRVKYENIKGTVLSISKNDAMIESNGINLRVPLELLRKNGNELVLPKKGGVSLSVDKPKTASLSLDLHGMRADEAIAKLDKFISDSLVMGFDEVSVFHGIGTGKLAFAVKNFLKEHPSVKEFHDAPANQGGYGAKIVKL, from the coding sequence ATGACTGAAGAGATATTTTTAAAGCTCGATCTGAACGAGTATTTAGAGAAATTTAACTCATTTTTAGCAAGGCAAAAACCGCTATTTTTACAAGGCGACAGCAAAATCCACTTTGAAAACATTAGCGAGCTTTCAAAGTATGATTTCAAGGCACCTGACGAGATAAAAGAGCTTGATGACGCGCTTATGAGACTTAGCAAGCAAGCAGTGCTTCACATCAGCGAAATTTACGAGTTTGCAAAGATCATTAAGTATTTTTCATATCTAAAAAAGCAAAAATTTGAAGGCAGGCTTGGCGAGTGGATCGCAAAGGTTGAAATCCCAGAATTGATGAGTCAGATGGCAAACAGCTTTGATGAAAATGGCGAGTTTATCGACAGCGTGGATGAGAGATTTGCTGCGATAAAGCAGGCTTTTAGCGAGAAAAAGCGCCAGATCGACACTGAGCTTAAAAAGCTCATCTACTCAAAGCACATCACGCCCTATCTTGTAGATACCCAGACGCACTACATCAACTCGCAAGAGGCACTTTTGGTGCGTGGCGGCTTTAATCACGCCCTAAAAGGCACCGTGATCGCTAGAAGCTCAGGCGGCTACTTTTACGTCGCACCTGCAAGCACCGAGCGCCTAAAAAAGGAGCAAAGCGAGCTACTTGATAGAAAAGAGGAGATCATTTTTGAGCACTGCAAGAAATTTAGCTTGCAGATGAGCAAGAGCCTGCTCTTTTTGAAATTTATAAATAATGCTTTTGATCAGTTTGATGCGTATCAAGCGCGTGTAAATTTGGCTAGGTCACGTGACTATGAGTTTGTTTTGCCAAACAGCTCGCATGTTATCAAGCTTGAGAAATTTGCCCACCCAGCGCTAAAAAACCCAAAGAGCGTGAGTGTGGATTTTAGCAAAAAGGTGCTTTTAATAACCGGCGTAAATGCTGGCGGTAAGTCGATGCTTTTAAAATCGATCATCTCAGCCACGCTGCTTGCAAAGTATCTACTGCCTATGCGTATCGACGCAAACCGCTCAACGATCGGCTCTTTTAAAGAATTTGACGCGATCATAGAAGATCCGCAAAGCGTGAAAAACGACATCTCGACCTTTGCTGGCAGGATGGTGCATTTTGCAAGGCTTTTTACTAAAAAATCGATCATCATCGGTATCGACGAGATCGAGCTTGGCACCGACTTTGAGGAGGCTGCGAGCTTGTATGGCGTCATGATAGAGCGCCTCATCACTCAAGATATCAAAATGATCATCACGACCCACCACAAGCGCCTTGCGATGTTGCTAGCTAAGAATCCAGAGGTTGAGCTAGTGGCGGCACTTTACGACGAGGCGGCTCAAAGGCCTAAATTTGAGTTTTTAAAGGGCACGATCGGCAAGTCTTATGCCTTTGAAACGGCGGTAAGATATGGCATATCTCAAAATTTAGTGGCGCAGGCAAAGAAAATTTACGGCGAAGATAAAGAGAATTTAAATGAGATCATCACAAAGACACTAAATTTACAAACCAAGCTTGATGAGGGCATAAAAGAGGTCACGGCAAAAGAGGAGCGGCTGGAGCGCTTGCTTGAGGAGCAAAAAGAGCTAAAAGAGAAAAATGAGATCAAGCTAAATGCGACTATTGCGCGCCTAGAAAAAGAGTATTTTGAAGCAATAAATGCGGCAAAAGCTGTTATAAATTTCAAAGATATAAAAGACAAGCAAAGGGCGCTAAATGTGGCAAATGAGAAAAAAGCCGCCATCGTTAAGCCTAAAAAAACTGAGCGTGAGAGCCTAAAAGTAGGCGATAGAGTGAAGTATGAAAATATAAAAGGCACGGTTTTAAGCATCTCTAAAAATGACGCGATGATCGAGTCAAATGGCATAAATTTACGTGTGCCACTCGAGCTTTTAAGAAAAAATGGCAACGAGCTAGTCTTACCTAAAAAAGGCGGTGTAAGTTTAAGTGTCGATAAGCCAAAAACGGCCTCGCTCTCGCTTGATCTGCACGGTATGAGAGCTGACGAGGCGATAGCAAAGCTTGATAAATTTATCTCAGATAGTCTTGTTATGGGATTTGATGAGGTTAGCGTATTTCACGGTATCGGCACTGGCAAGCTCGCCTTTGCTGTTAAAAATTTCTTAAAAGAGCATCCAAGCGTGAAAGAATTTCACGATGCACCGGCAAATCAAGGCGGATACGGTGCAAAGATCGTTAAGCTTTGA
- the murC gene encoding UDP-N-acetylmuramate--L-alanine ligase, whose product MRKVHFIGIGGIGISAIARFLHEKGHKISGSDIKESKTTLELQNEGIEVITPHCKEAIKDQDFVVYSAAIKEDNIELVEARRKGIKCFSRKEILPYVLEDKCVFAVAGAHGKSTTSAMLASLIEGSVIIGAISKQFGSNMRYAKSDNVVFEADESDSSFLNSNPYLAIVTNAEPEHMEHYDYDLAKFYAAYKGFLERAKVRVINAEDEFLSTLKLDAIRLYPSTDITELTMVVRDYQPYTSFNLKNLGKFEAFGMGEHIAIDASLAILAAMHETPLKDIRENLLNFKGIKKRFDILSANKNFVLIDDYAHHPTEIKATLKSVFEYAKILGIKSVTAIFQPHRYTRLSTNLPGFKECFKGVDELVILPVYAAGENPIEVDMKSEFSEYNPIFTDKVERVEEGIEFTDEFGVKNRLSDGIVVGFGAGDISVQLRGGY is encoded by the coding sequence ATCAGAAAAGTCCATTTCATAGGCATCGGTGGCATCGGCATCTCAGCCATCGCTAGATTTTTACACGAAAAAGGCCACAAGATAAGCGGTAGCGACATCAAAGAGAGCAAGACGACGCTTGAACTTCAAAATGAAGGCATTGAGGTCATCACACCGCACTGCAAAGAGGCGATAAAAGACCAAGATTTTGTGGTCTATTCAGCTGCGATAAAAGAGGACAACATCGAGCTAGTGGAGGCTAGAAGAAAGGGCATAAAGTGCTTTTCAAGAAAAGAAATTTTGCCTTATGTACTTGAAGATAAGTGCGTTTTTGCAGTAGCTGGCGCGCACGGCAAGAGCACGACTTCAGCGATGCTAGCAAGCCTCATCGAGGGCTCAGTCATCATCGGCGCCATCTCAAAGCAGTTTGGCTCAAATATGCGCTACGCCAAAAGCGACAACGTCGTATTTGAGGCTGATGAGAGCGACTCAAGCTTTCTAAACTCAAACCCATATCTAGCTATCGTCACAAACGCAGAGCCAGAGCATATGGAGCACTACGACTACGATCTAGCTAAATTTTACGCAGCCTACAAGGGCTTTTTGGAGCGTGCAAAAGTTAGAGTGATAAACGCTGAAGACGAGTTTTTGAGCACTCTTAAGCTTGATGCGATCAGACTTTATCCAAGCACCGATATCACTGAGCTTACGATGGTGGTAAGAGACTATCAGCCATACACTAGCTTTAACCTTAAAAATTTAGGCAAATTTGAAGCCTTTGGTATGGGCGAGCACATCGCCATAGACGCATCTTTGGCTATTTTAGCTGCGATGCACGAGACACCACTAAAAGATATCAGAGAAAATTTATTAAATTTTAAAGGCATCAAAAAGCGTTTTGACATACTTAGCGCAAACAAAAATTTCGTCCTAATAGATGACTATGCGCACCATCCAACCGAGATAAAAGCGACACTAAAATCAGTCTTTGAATACGCCAAAATTTTAGGTATAAAGAGCGTCACAGCGATATTTCAGCCACACCGCTACACAAGACTTAGCACAAATTTACCCGGCTTTAAAGAGTGCTTTAAGGGCGTTGATGAGCTTGTCATTTTGCCAGTTTATGCAGCTGGAGAAAATCCGATCGAAGTTGATATGAAGAGCGAATTTAGCGAGTATAATCCGATCTTTACCGACAAGGTCGAGAGGGTTGAAGAGGGGATAGAATTTACAGATGAATTTGGCGTGAAAAACCGCCTAAGTGACGGCATAGTAGTTGGCTTTGGAGCGGGCGATATCAGCGTGCAACTAAGAGGCGGATATTAA
- a CDS encoding MmcQ/YjbR family DNA-binding protein, giving the protein MKRSEIEKYIKEKFDILGEQIFPKYPKFSVFRHKKNKKWFALLMQLSASKLGLESDEMIEVLNLKCSPDLAMVLVDERQIFKAYHMNKKHWISVNLNSKISQKTVFDLIYESFVLSK; this is encoded by the coding sequence TTGAAACGAAGTGAGATTGAAAAATATATAAAAGAGAAATTTGACATTTTAGGTGAGCAAATTTTCCCAAAATATCCAAAATTTAGTGTATTTCGTCACAAGAAAAATAAGAAGTGGTTTGCGCTACTTATGCAGCTAAGCGCTAGTAAGCTTGGTCTTGAAAGTGACGAGATGATAGAGGTTTTAAATCTAAAATGTAGCCCTGATCTAGCCATGGTGCTAGTTGATGAGAGGCAAATTTTTAAAGCATATCACATGAATAAAAAGCACTGGATAAGCGTAAATTTAAACTCCAAAATCTCACAAAAAACAGTTTTTGACCTGATATATGAAAGCTTTGTCTTAAGCAAATAA
- a CDS encoding DNA-3-methyladenine glycosylase I → MKRCAWADKSEFSKSYHDYEWGRTVKDDKKFFEMLILEGFQAGLSWDYVLRKRAGLAQILDGFDAKKIALYDENKLQSLLSDDRAIKNRLKIYSLSKNAKAFLELCAEFGSFYNYIYKFTNGKRVINDIKSSKDMPASSELSERISKDMKKRGFKFVGAVIIYSFLQGVGVIDDHENECFCKGISE, encoded by the coding sequence ATGAAACGCTGCGCCTGGGCGGATAAGAGCGAGTTTAGCAAGAGCTATCACGACTATGAGTGGGGCAGGACGGTCAAAGATGATAAGAAATTCTTTGAGATGCTCATTTTAGAGGGCTTTCAAGCAGGCCTTAGCTGGGACTATGTGCTACGAAAAAGAGCTGGGCTTGCTCAAATTTTAGATGGCTTTGACGCAAAAAAGATCGCACTTTATGATGAAAATAAGCTTCAAAGCCTTTTAAGCGATGATAGAGCGATCAAAAACCGCCTTAAAATTTACTCCCTGTCAAAAAATGCCAAGGCTTTTTTAGAGCTTTGCGCCGAGTTTGGCTCGTTTTATAACTACATCTATAAATTTACAAATGGTAAGCGCGTGATAAACGACATAAAAAGCTCTAAGGACATGCCAGCAAGTAGTGAGCTCTCAGAGCGCATCTCAAAAGATATGAAAAAGCGTGGCTTTAAATTTGTAGGCGCTGTGATCATCTACTCATTTTTGCAAGGTGTTGGCGTCATCGATGATCACGAAAATGAGTGTTTTTGCAAAGGAATTTCGGAGTGA
- a CDS encoding carbon-nitrogen hydrolase family protein, producing the protein MSKICALQLPTQPLSEARLDYYLKICADENARLVVLGEYVLNSFFKELASMPKSLIKEQSERKKEALFAMAKKYDLNIIAPIINLKGKEIFKSLAKFSQTQVKLYDQQILMPYAHWNEAKFFSNASEELNLPIFTYDKFKVGVMFGFEAHFDVCWAYMSAKKVDIVLVPTACTFFSQARWEELLKVRAFTNNLYVLRVNRVGSHKSEDEQWSFYGDSMLISPFGEVKNRLGKNEEMMIDELSKKELSEARSTWGFMQIEAKFKR; encoded by the coding sequence ATGAGTAAAATTTGCGCCCTTCAGCTACCAACGCAGCCCTTAAGCGAGGCGAGGCTTGATTATTACCTTAAAATTTGCGCGGATGAAAACGCAAGGCTGGTTGTCCTTGGCGAATACGTGCTAAATAGCTTTTTTAAAGAGCTTGCTAGCATGCCAAAAAGCCTCATAAAAGAGCAGAGCGAGCGCAAAAAAGAGGCGCTATTTGCGATGGCAAAAAAGTATGATCTAAACATCATCGCACCTATCATAAATTTAAAAGGCAAGGAGATATTTAAGAGCCTAGCTAAATTTAGCCAAACGCAAGTAAAGCTATACGATCAGCAGATCCTCATGCCTTACGCGCACTGGAACGAGGCGAAGTTTTTTAGCAACGCAAGCGAGGAGCTAAATTTACCTATCTTTACATACGATAAATTTAAGGTTGGAGTTATGTTTGGCTTCGAGGCGCACTTTGATGTGTGTTGGGCATATATGAGTGCTAAAAAGGTCGATATCGTGCTTGTGCCAACGGCTTGCACTTTTTTCTCGCAGGCACGCTGGGAGGAGCTTTTAAAGGTTAGAGCCTTTACAAACAACCTCTACGTGCTTCGCGTAAATCGCGTGGGAAGCCACAAAAGTGAGGATGAGCAGTGGAGTTTTTACGGCGACTCGATGCTTATTAGCCCATTTGGCGAGGTCAAGAACAGGCTTGGCAAAAATGAAGAGATGATGATCGATGAGCTTAGCAAAAAGGAGCTTAGCGAGGCTAGAAGCACCTGGGGCTTTATGCAGATAGAGGCTAAATTTAAAAGATGA
- the xseB gene encoding exodeoxyribonuclease VII small subunit, with amino-acid sequence MEQKEQSFEEKLALADKILNDLNKDDVSLENSIKLHEQGKKLLNEAREILENAKLSIKQVDDE; translated from the coding sequence ATGGAGCAAAAAGAGCAAAGTTTTGAAGAGAAATTAGCCCTTGCTGATAAAATTTTAAACGATCTAAACAAAGATGATGTGAGCTTAGAAAATAGCATAAAGCTGCACGAGCAGGGCAAAAAGCTCTTAAATGAGGCAAGAGAAATTTTAGAAAACGCAAAACTTAGCATAAAGCAGGTGGATGATGAGTAA